From one Dermatophagoides farinae isolate YC_2012a chromosome 5, ASM2471394v1, whole genome shotgun sequence genomic stretch:
- the LOC124499857 gene encoding LOW QUALITY PROTEIN: glycine dehydrogenase (decarboxylating), mitochondrial (The sequence of the model RefSeq protein was modified relative to this genomic sequence to represent the inferred CDS: deleted 1 base in 1 codon), translated as MYRFSLLSRNIKTGQFNRINHHHHHQQQQQFRSICCSTSILFSSSSSSFNANNNNRIITEPHNSFIQRHIGPRDDDKIEMLKKIGFNSMDELIQATVPESIQLQKEIRLDQPDNETSILKRLKDIADLNQCKWRSYIGMGYYNSIIPAPILRNIFENPGWTTPYTPYQAEIAQGRLESLLNFQTMVCDLTALDIANASLLDEGTAAAESMQMCFRYHKEKRRKFLCSNNAHPQTTAIVKTRCEALGIKFEIFDGSKDVFDGVKPLTDTYNLAEYCGILVHYPDSNGNVDNLESIVNLAKATETIVIAATDLLALTMVKPPGEYGQFCDIAIGTAQRFGIPLNYGGPHAAFLACRAYLTRLIPGRVVGLTKDAQGNQALRLALQTREQHIRRDKATSNICTAQALLANMSAMFAIYHGPKGLRAIAEDIHKKALYLAKKINDRGVNRVITYNPFDTLKVKVHVAKHIKARADAVGINLRYYPDGHHIGISIDETVTDQDLNDLIWVMEGEKEEHTDHINYPYNFMQKESGLLKSAIVRKSPFLTHPLFNSYHSETNLIRYMKKLENKDISLVHSMIPLGSCTMKLNATTEMIPCSWPMITDVHPYIPPSQAKGYQVLINELEHDLCELTGYDNVSFQPNSGAQGEYAGLRCIKAYLESQGEGYRNVCLIPVSAHGTNPASANMAGLRVEPVLVLKNGSIDKAHLKAKLDKLHDQIACLMITYPSTFGVFDEDISDICDMIHSCGSAQVYLDGANMNAQVGLCRPGDYGSDVSHLNLHKTFCIPHGGGGPGMGPIAVKKHLAPFLPSHPIVHDDVIRVPKSFGTVSAAPWGSAAILPISWAYIKLMGLKGLRHSSEVAILNANYMIAILKDEYKIMYLGKNNTVAHEFILDTREFKQTTGVEAMDIAKRLQDYGFHAPTVSFPVPNTLMIEPTESESKQELDRYCHALLNIRREISDIQNGVYDRENNPLKGAPHTQRLICSSNWDRAYSREIAAFPAPYVQPESKIWPTVARIDDAYGDKNLFCTCPPVDSSFNF; from the exons atgtaccgtttttcattattatcccGTAATATAAAAACGGGACAATTCAAtcgaataaatcatcatcatcatcatcaacaacaacaacaatttcgtAGCATATGTTGTTCAACAAgcatattattttcatcatcatcatcatcattcaatgccaataataataatcgtataATAACCGAACCacataattcattcatacaaagACATATTGGTCcacgtgatgatgataaaattgaaatgctTAAAAAGATTGGTTTCAAT tcaATGGATGAATTGATACAGGCAACAGTTCCAGAATCGATCCAATTACAGAAAGAGATTCGTCTGGATCAACCAGACAATGAAACAAGTATATTAAAAAGATTGAAAGATATTGCCGATTTAAATCAATGTAAATGGCGTTCATATATTGGAATGGGTTATTATAATTCCATAATACCAGCACCAATTTTGCGTAATATTTTCGAAAATCCCGGATGGACAACACCATATACACCATATCAGGCGGAAATTGCTCAAGGCCGTTtagaatcattattaaattttcagACAATGGTCTGTGATCTAACTGCATTAGATATTGCTAATGCTAGCCTTTTGGATGAAGGAACTGCAGCTGCTGAATCTATGCAAATGTGTTTTAG ATATCATAAAGAAAAACGACGCAAATTTCTATGCTCAAATAATGCACATCcacaaacaacagcaatcgTTAAAACACGATGTGAAGCATTAggaattaaatttgaaatttttgatggCTCAAAAGATGTATTCGATGGTGTGAAACCATTGACTGATACATATAATTTGGCTGAATATTGTGGAATACTTGTACATTATCCGGATTCAAATGGAAATGTAGACAATCTTGAATCGATTGTAAATCTAGCAAAAGCCACAGAAACAATAGTGATTGCTGCAACTGATCTGTTAGCATTGACTATGGTCAAACCACCAGGAGAATATGGCCAATTCTGTGATATAGCCATTGGAACGGCTCAACGTTTTG GAATTCCGCTCAACTATGGTGGACCACATGCAGCTTTTTTGGCATGTCGTGCCTATTTAACTCGGTTAATTCCAGGCAGAGTAGTAGGCTTGACCAAAGATGCTCAAGGTAATCAGGCATTACGTTTAGCATTACAGACTCGTGAACAGCATATCCGTCGTGATAAAGCAACATCAAATATTTGTACAGCGCAAGCATTATTGGCTAATATGAGTGCTATGTTTGCCATCTATCATGGTCCAAAAGGACTACGAGCTATTGCTGAAGATATTCACAAGAAGGCGCTTTATTTggctaaaaaaattaatgatagAGGCGTTAATCGTGTAATCACTTATAATCCATTTGATACATTAAAAGTGAAAGTTCATGTAGCTAAACATATAAAAGCAAGAGCTGATGCTGTTGGTATCAATTTACGATACTATCCGGATGGACATCATATTGGCATTTCTATCGATGAAACTGTGACCGATCAAGATCTTAATGATTTAATTTGGGTAATGGAAGGTGAAAAAGAGGAACATACCGATCATATAAATTATCCATACAATTTTATGCAAAAAGAAAGTGGTCTATTGAAAAGTGCGATTGTAAGAAAATCACCATTCTTAACCCAtccattattcaattcatatcaTAGCGAAACTAATCTTATTcgttatatgaaaaaattggaaaacaaaGACATATCATTAGTACATTCAATGATACCATTAGGATCATGtacaatgaaattaaatgcCACCACCGAAATGATACCATGTTCATGGCCAATGATAACCGATGTACATCCATATATTCCACCATCACAGGCTAAAGGTTATCAAGTACTAATCAATGAACTGGAACACGATCTTTGTGAATTGACTGGCTATGATAATGTATCATTTCAACCGAATTCCGGTGCTCAAGGTGAATATGCTGGATTACGTTGTATCAAAGCCTATCTTGAATCACAAGGCGAAGGTTATCGAAATGTATGTTTAATTCCGGTTTCGGCACATGGAACTAATCCAGCTAGTGCAAATATGGCCGGTCTTCGTGTTGAACCGGTTTTAGTACTGAAAAACGGAAGTATCGATAAAGCTCATTTGAAAGCTAAATTGGATAAACTTCATGATCAGATTGCCTGCCTTATGATTACATATCCATCAACATTCGGTGTTTTCGATGAAGATATTAGCGATATTTGCGATATGATACATTCATGTGGTTCGGCACAAGTATATTTGGATGGCGCAAACATGAATGCACAGGTTGGACTTTGTCGTCCAGGCGATTATGGTAGTGATGTTTCGCATTTAAATCTACATAAAACTTTTTGTATTCctcatggtggtggtggaccAGGAATGGGTCCGATTGCAGTGAAAAAACATC tTGCACCATTTTTACCATCACATCCGATcgttcatgatgatgtgattcgTGTACCAAAAag TTTTGGCACAGTATCGGCAGCACCATGGGGTTCAGCTGCCATATTACCCATTAGTTGGGCATATATTAAATTAATGGGCTTAAAAGGATTACGACATTCATCCGAAGTGGCCATCCTGAATGCCAATTATATGATTGCAATATTGAAAGATGAATACAAAATTATGTATCTTGGTAAAAATAATACGGTTGCACATGAATTTATTCTGGATACAAGAGAATTTAAACAGACAACAGGCGTTGAAGCAATGGATATTGCAAAACGTTTACAGGATTATGGT TTCCATGCACCAACCGTATCATTTCCAGTACCGAATACATTAATGATTGAACCAACTGAATCGGAATCAAAACAAGAATTAGATCGTTACTGTCATGCATTGTTGAATATACGTCGTGAAATTTCCGATATACAAAATGGTGTTTATGATAGAGAAAATAATCCATTGAAAGGTGCACCACATACACAACGATTGATTTGTTCTAGCAATTGGGATCGGGCTTATTCACGTGAAATTGCAGCTTTTCCAGCG CCATATGTACAGCCAGAATCTAAAATATGGCCAACAGTTGCACGTATCGATGATGCTTATGGTGATAAAAATCTTTTCTGTACCTGTCCACCagttgattcatcatttaatttttaa
- the LOC124499282 gene encoding uncharacterized protein LOC124499282, which yields MYLKNSCCHFLNILSILTIFLQSLSAQIMAPIINPMMANIRPIIPIPIPIRPIIFTPISFHPIAATPPIAATFMNDPPAPPIPPVSVIDEATPFMNFVQRNFWSRMSNEPSSMFMRKWDKRPFMNDRSSNNIQRQPSDHDWYQDNNENNNNNNNNRDRNSRQEFRQRHWPSNSRSDHNFHQPINDDANDEVDGYDRAAAMAQMYDSFGPVWAESMNMNSMGLIPWHQFHHYHHHHDQHHHRKMFSSPADNPNGFQPTPILSPHPTMNFPLIANRFSPIPMPLFDDYDDSFTGDTMVGQASQINEHGINRNNNHNGSNNIIYVVNIDGRKGSKNNVKAIRLDDYLARNNNNNNNYNQRQRQPRFPWLNATTISKTKLHNNQSLIDENNNRQNNIDHHSSIRLINVSAKINVDGDHNNGDNNNNKTTSIIAKPDDSILNDDHDDDDDDGRNKSNENNEISTPSPILSMLAVHRHQLQQLSMLRDDRIKNDTIKNHIERQLYRQAEMNNGNNKNFDHNHHRHHQQSNEGQQTNTNNKHNRRHVTFLSKKRNQNSSHNKFKYYGSSHYNHHLGDYDNRANVHNNIVTIGNTNLTATMISNPFRVQANNFNSSINMISHGIDEKNTMNDNKINDVVDHHQYSNQSINLMNSNMANINHKQSIDQGYEQSLNMDDDKITDNMEWSNSSILNEKLEYHDGDNNNAFNKSVNLLDKRRSPLCSISSKIIDYCRVYPNGYLADYDHYCQSYFHCAYHNGIIKIKQLTCPNGEKFDQETSICRTGPVNCDNKPAKSSFNS from the exons atgtatctgaaaaattcttgttgtcattttttgaatattctgtcgatattgacaatttttctaCAATCATTATCGGCACAGATTATGGCACCAATAATCAATCCAATGATGGCAAATATTCGTCCAATCATTCCTATTCCGATTCCTATTCGACCAATTATATTCACACCAATATCATTCCATCCGATTGCTGCTACTCCTCCGATTGCGGCAACATTTATGAATGATCCACCTGCACCACCAATACCACCGGTAAGCGTAATCGATGAAGCTACACCattcatgaattttgttcaacGTAATTTCTGGTCAAGAATGAGTAATGAACCATCTTCAATGTTTATGCGAAAATGGGATAAAAGACCATTTATGAATGATCGATCATCTAATAATATACAACGTCAACCATCCGATCATGATTGGTATCAAgataacaacgaaaacaataataataataataataatagagaTCGGAATTCTAGGCAAGAATTTCGACAACGTCATTGGCCATCAAATAGTAGATCAgatcataattttcatcaaccaattaatgatgatgctaatgATGAAGTTGATGGTTATGATCGAGCTGCTGCTATGGCTCAAATGTACGATTCATTTGGACCAGTATGGgctgaatcaatgaatatgaattcaaTGGGATTAATTCCATggcatcaatttcatcattatcatcatcatcatgaccaacatcatcatagaaaaaTGTTCTCAAGTCCAGCAGATAATCCGAATGGATTTCAACCAACACCGATTTTATCACCACATCCAACTATGAATTTTCCATTAATAGCCAATCGATTTTCACCGATACCAATGccattgtttgatgattatgatgattcattcaccGGTGATACTATGGTTGGTCAAGCATCACAAATTAATGAACACGGTATcaatcgtaataataatcataatggatCCAATAATATCATATATGTTGTTAACATTGATGGCCGTAAAGGTAGTAAAAACAATGTAAAAGCAATTCGATTGGATGATTATCTTGCcagaaacaacaataataataataactataATCAACGGCAACGGCAACCACGTTTCCCATGGTTAAATg caacaacaatatcgaaAACCAAAttgcataataatcaatcattaattgatgaaaataataatagacaAAATaatatcgatcatcattcatcgataCGATTAATTAATGTTAGCGCCAAAATTAATGTCGATggtgatcataataatggtgataataataacaataaaacaacatcaataatTGCTAAACCTGATGATTccatattgaatgatgatcatgatgatgatgatgatgatggtcgaaATAAGagtaatgaaaataatgaaatttcaacaccatcaccaaTATTATCAATGTTGGCTGTTCATAGACATCAATTGCAACAATTATCAATGTTAAGG gATGATCggataaaaaatgatacaatcaaaaatcatattGAACGACAATTGTATCGACAAgctgaaatgaataatgggaataataaaaattttgaccACAATCACCATagacatcatcaacaatcaaatgaagGTCAACAAActaatactaataataaacataatCGAAGACATGTAACATTTTtgagcaaaaaaagaaatcaaaattcaagtcataacaaatttaaatattaTGGCAGTAgccattataatcatcatcttggtgattatgataatcGAGCAAatgttcataataatattgttaCCATAGGAAATACAAATTTAACAGCTACAATGATAAGTAATCCATTTCGTGTGCAAgcaaataatttcaattcatcgaTTAATATGATTAGCCATGgcattgatgaaaaaaataccatgAACGACAACAAGATCAATGATGtggttgatcatcatcaatattcaaatcaatcaatcaatttgatgaattccAACATGGCCAACATTAATCACAAGCAATCGATAGATCAAGGGTATGAACAATCACTAAacatggatgatgataaaataactGACAACATGGAATGGTCAAATTCATccatattgaatgaaaaacttgaataccatgatggtgataataataatgctttCAATAAATCGGTCAATCTGCTAGACAAACGTCGTTCACCATTGtgttcaatatcatcaaagaTTATCGACTACTGTCGTGTGTATCCAAATGGCTATCTGgctgattatgatcattattgtcaa TCTTATTTCCATTGTGCATATCATAATGgaattataaaaattaaGCAGCTTACCTGTCCgaatggtgaaaaatttgatcaag AAACTTCAATCTGTAGAACTGGACCAGTTAATTGTGACAACAAACCAGCAAAATCTTCATTTAAttcttaa
- the LOC124499866 gene encoding uncharacterized protein LOC124499866, translating to MADKQQQQQQQQRQQTKIDQDSLNSITILKTTPSSAMNNNNVVPVSPVKSILKPSSTMITPMDEDLDDDEEYEYEEYEVDEDEEIDEENIMKPLKSTIKTTQPIIANHTNTVANQQEQPLSMKMDKIPVVDHHDDDDDKAENEYEDEEIEYEDEEIVDDDDEEYDRVANRIDELLNKTSDLKQEYVQNKSNIDDKLATATATTEQINTQTMPIVSMDRIAPPQSSLSLDESVKTTNTSDVDDKYKAKYDDDDDDDDDNKVASNLASLKHASNKWNIAELNDDDDDSIDYNRGKPIITNLDSDDDVYNDENKQSNNEYRTKNPIIQRKLEIHNAIQANKKKKRELFGQLDDDDDEEEIGEIEVALEENFIEEEDENILEDDGDDDDDGQKVTPEMLSNKNYQQLDRLSLFKTTTMDNVLRPISPSSLLLQQVYETIINRRLDQLQTILENVSNFFIDSILRSGWTALMYASYFAYPEFIQFCLKRGADVNYHNDEITPLLAVCLSRNNDETQILHCMKLLLENGARIEIVDHCGRLPLHHAARLGLNKLVKCLCHHGIDVNRIDHQGFTALHYAVVENYKQVIETLLEQKTIRTDIQNSDGLTACQLAKSINNYEIADILHQAHDKQQSSDENQMMNIETNISKAIPNPNINDDGQLQQKFVHEFVQNIITNAAADAVNNILMDNTTIVTGNIGPEIKIDSCPTILSPSKYQEDENEIVPEFMLNAQVTDLSKKYSIDLSNVGLHPSSAANVHYGDNQTVADGNSGQWKVLLGHLLLTFFVYVLYKTLCQLFFG from the exons ATGGccgataaacaacaacaacaacaacaacaacaacgacaacaaacaaaaatagatcaagattcattaaattcaataaccatattgaaaacaacaccatcatcagcaatgaataataataatgttgtacCAGTTTCACCAGTGAAATCTATATTAAAACCATCGTCCACTATGATAACACCAATGGATGAagatcttgatgatgatgaagaatatgaatatgaagaaTATGAAGtggatgaagatgaagaaattgatgaagaaaatataatgaaaccattgaaatcaacaataaaaacaacacagCCTATTATTGCCAATCATACAAACACAGTAGCAaatcaacaagaacaacCGTTATCTatgaaaatggataaaattcctgtcgttgatcatcatgatgatgatgatgataaagcaGAAAATGAATAcgaagatgaagaaattgaatatgaagatgaagaaattgttgatgatgatgatgaagaatatgATCGTGTAGCAAATAGAATCGATGAATTGCTCAATAAAACAAGTGATCTTAAACAGGAATATGtacaaaataaatcaaatattgatgataaactaGCGACAGCAACGGCTACTACTGAACAAATCAATACACAAACAATGCCAATAGTATCAATGGATAGAATAGCGccaccacaatcatcattatcattggatgAATCAGTAAAAACCACCAACACATCAGATGTTGATGACAAATATAAAgccaaatatgatgatgatgatgatgatgatgacgataataaaGTTGCAAGTAATTTAGCATCATTAAAACATGCATCAAATAAATGGAATATTgctgaattgaatgatgatgatgatgattctattgattataatcgaG GCAAACCAATTATAACCAATCTGgacagtgatgatgatgtttataatgatgaaaataaacaatcaaataatgaatatagGACCAAAAATCCAATTATACAACGTAAATTAGAGATACATAATGCTATACAAGCcaataagaaaaagaaacgtGAATTATTTGGTCaactagatgatgatgatgatgaagaagaaattgGTGAGATTGAAGTTGCATTGGAAGAGAATTTtattgaagaagaagatgaaaaCATATTGgaagatgatggtgatgatgatgatgatggacagaAAGTTACACCGGAAATgttatcgaataaaaattatcag CAATTAGatcgattatcattgttcaagacaacaacaatggataATGTATTACGGCCAATATCACCATCCAGTCTATTATTACAACAAGTCTatgaaacaataataaatagaCGACTGGATCAGCTACAAACGATTCTGGAAAAtgtatcaaattttttcatcgattccATCCTACGTTCCGGATGGACTGCATTAATGTATGCTTCATATTTTGCATATCCAGAATTTATACAATTCTGTTTGAAACGAGGAGCCGATGTAAATTATCATAATG aTGAAATTACACCATTATTGGCTGTTTGTCTTAGtagaaataatgatgaaacacaAATATTACATTGCATGAAATTATTGCTTGAAAATGGTGCACGAATcgaaattgttgatcattgtgGCCGCTTACCATTACATCATGCTGCACGTTTGGGTCTTAATAAATTGGTCAAATGTCTATGTCATCATGGTATTGATGTGAATCGTATTGATCATCAAGGTTTTACT GCTTTACAttatgctgttgttgaaaattataaacaaGTGATCGAAACAttattggaacaaaaaacgaTACGAACTGATATCCAAAATAGTGATGGCCTAACTGCTTGTCAGTTGgccaaatcaatcaacaattatgaa ATTGCCGATATTCTACATCAAGCTcatgataaacaacaatcaagtgatgaaaatcaaatgatgaacattgaaacaaacatatCGAAAGCAATTCCAAATCcaaatattaatgatgatggccaattgcaacaaaaatttgtacATGAATTTGTACAAAACATTATTACTAATGCTGCAGCCGATGCTGTAAACAATATATTAATGGATAATACAACAATTGTTACTGGCAATATTGGACcggaaattaaaattgattcatgtccaacaatattatcaccatcaaagTATCAAGAAGATGAGAATGAAATTGTACCAGAATTTATGCTTAATGCACAGGTTACTGATCtatcgaaaaaatattcaatcgatttatcCAATGTTGGCCTACATCCATCATCGGCAGCCAATGTTCATTATGGTGATAATCAAACCGTTGCCGATGGTAATAGTGGCCAATGGAAAGTTTTATTAGGCCATCtattgttgacattttttgtttatgtctTGTACAAGACATTGTGTCAGTTAttttttggataa